The Mercenaria mercenaria strain notata chromosome 10, MADL_Memer_1, whole genome shotgun sequence genome contains a region encoding:
- the LOC128559966 gene encoding NFX1-type zinc finger-containing protein 1-like isoform X3 has product MRSRNNNRRGEYSARKSFPPRGGIQKPYRNKRVATLRTKTRTRDEFEDQRRPSDRRTGEKRYTLMDRTATGKAVESRSEDIRTILAGLKTKDASEISLILGVDLEMANNYLKQATENENRLKRCLKYLDKAFQSETTTALKANLIKAMAETEFVRNTVDKLKQYFESKHSSEEDTSNLEAVCALLRIMIRVCLLNPSALTFIHGSFAVIRELVATIRYSMEYKKDPTSTNDTSERNTRIQATVRDSMEYKNDLTSANISSKGNTTTKPTEAENRMESDSDCLQNICSPKYREAEEDNIDHDSSNIYLRDNEKSRKQNLFTEGSDCLGEVNTCFANLEQLFAELDYTVKSCSSRRRKQMQHEPVNSEESSNENFRDIPIFPRLGDLNGDIKPNLRVHKAKWSYSSVDDYLDVQFRLLREDFVEPLREGIHAFTGQIKGKNKKTIQEISVYENIQILSAFCGDGVNHILSFDISKLRHVRWNMTKRLKYGSLVCLSANNFQTCYFAAIVDSEAKFRRQGRLHVKFAHVPNQIQQLVGSTFTMIESTAYFEAYRPVLSSLQSITENDLPFKEYIIRCKSDVSPPKYFLRKNSERTLDLRCLINPHFKIFSKCRRFTYPEEEIFEPNIDFSEDSKGLKKVNILDGKWPMEDQLHLNSSQLNALKTALTKEFSVIQGPPGCGKTYLGLKIAKVLLYNKRLWEHENGVRAQMLVVCYTNHALDQFMEGICSFYNGDIVRVGGRSRNETMAKFNYKSIKKERWNMEDMPSYKRGARFYAKRDVEDLKYKINIESEKIKVLREHIVHERSLSDEMGIDHYTQFKWLKKRPERLPPWLSFLGNSSIVEWLGIIDMAKRIQNEIYHDNPGKKDQNFESLLDKELNIENREAMTEISFDFKQQLKKKQEEELTAFKRENISLDFDEINDLKGHFFSDTKRKVVKRERRKLTKTLQHNLRRIKPMSKSEAMSVGDILTTRFTPEKRWALYLHWVQTKCNKIYQSYVKKLELYEKADALLKEVHMMEEKFIFQNADIIGMTITGAAKHKSVLREIKPTIMIVEEAAEVLESHLISNLTSGCEQLIMIGDHKQLKPKPNVYRLEREYNLDLSLFERMVRNGIRHDCLQIQHRMRPEIADNVRHFYGTLLDHESVKQFKSVNGIAHNLYFIDHSVKEKKDEELKSHTNVHEVQYLVALCKYLLLQGYNASDITILTTYKGQMYMMKKEMLEQGDVLNGVRMTIVDNYQGEENDIILLSLVRSNEEGRIGYLARDNRVCVALSRAKKGFYIIGNSTCMSSATDLWKQILNNMRQKGFVGKALPLCCQIHTEDAGIMAEYSEDFLGAPEGGCQKLCDIRLDCGHACGRFCHIINREHTDIICKKPCARKCRNGHQCKKVCWQECYCAETIIMTLPGCGHIIEIKCSVDLKDYSCKHICNKMLNCGHVCRRMCEDPCVCMEPISVNLPCDHDEILPCSVNPAKHKCIKDVQMLRTDCGHIETVKCRDVSKHTGCKIECNLRLDCGHLCKEICGVMVSDFDLMKDDRRAISKCPKGHFSYCKMSCKTNLKCGHTCKGSCCTCFKGRWHMLCKENCNCNLICGHNCKGKCGYCLPCTEECMRNCSHRICRKLCIEECIPCKSACIWKCEHFICTQPCGVYCNRARCNEPCNKLLPCKHRCIGMCGDPCPKLCRICDKKSVTDIHYGGENLPDSRFVQLQDCGHLVRYDIMDEYMDIDEGARLKRCPLCKEPIRTTNGNRYENIVNKIYIEINNFKRFVLRDYDFCCTLMTSASTQTKEMLDWIVATGCTACSNASTYYTLSNFYRRFQSPPGIFDFLACRNVVNILNRLAIFSFLNSIMKSCSTDKEVLFRGASLCLSSSQHSYEIEREVKRFLDRRQLEKIEEKYLVLGSSSKERREIIESANKVLLKPGQYSEEDRRNVQKYLHIFPKDIDTEVINLSIERVSIDRDAILRKGYIDITYPLQELYKQNGAKPNNSQGSSSNVSEQHLSKRQSETREQSDSSLYTNEPTHVTDSVENNQVSEVHTVDYKPFVSSTENKDSEETLLAPEIHISKGDEIACSTSTRVFEPLYRHIIVAGDEKNVNKDRNVLQIHYEEIEEGEIIENEISEMDLTKTGSNKNQDSKKSFQCITRRIRCNLQDIEDGEIEHASDAQEECLEFAEIEHNIDTDKESPKICAGASDDTSGQEETVLHTEHSFSEGIITKDMPCSSNKKDNPRENLLFGKETDFSMKLQSKTDTAKSRDGKGQTHVIKLFAWPSVPYFHSEQSVFHLKKIQEAGIQNSNGKA; this is encoded by the exons ATGAGATCGAGAAACAACAATCGCCGAGGCGAATACAGTGCCCGAAAGTCATTCCCACCCCGGGGAGGAATACAAAAACCTTATCGAAATAAAAGAGTTGCAACTCTACGAACAAAAACCAGAACCAGAGACGAATTTGAGGATCAACGACGACCATCCGACAGAAGGACAGGGGAGAAGAGATACACTCTAATGGACAGAACAGCAACTGGCAAGGCTGTTGAAAGCAGAAG cGAAGATATTAGAACAATCTTAGCGGGACTCAAGACAAAAGATGCAAGCGAAATATCACTTATTCTAGGAGTAGACTTAGAAATGGCGAACAACTACCTTAAGCAGgctacagaaaatgaaaacaggcTTAAAAGATGCTTGAAATACTTGGACAAAGCATTCCAAAGCGAAACAACAACGGCATTAAAAGCAAATCTTATAAAAGCGATGGCGGAAACAGAATTTGTTCGCAATACCGTCGACAAATTGAAGCAATACTTTGAGAGTAAACACTCGAGCGAGGAAGACACTAGTAACCTAGAAGCCGTTTGTGCTTTATTAAGAATAATGATACGCGTGTGTCTGCTGAATCCAAGTGCGTTAACTTTTATACATGGCAGTTTTGCTGTTATTAGGGAACTTGTAGCAACAATCAGATATTCCATGGAATACAAAAAGGACCCGACAAGCACAAATGATACCTCCGAAAGAAACACAAGAATACAAGCAACGGTCAGAGACTCCATGGAATACAAAAATGACCTGACAAGCGCAAATATTTCCTCCAAAGGAAACACAACAACAAAACCAACAGAAGCTGAAAACAGGATGGAAAGCGACAGTGATTGTTTGCAAAATATCTGTAGTCCCAAGTACAGAGAGGCAGAGGAAGATAATATCGACCACGATTCTAGCAATATATATTTAAGGGATAATGAAAAATCtcgaaaacaaaatttatttacagaaggATCCGACTGTCTTGGAGAAGTAAATACTTGCTTTGCAAATTTAGAACAGTTATTTGCAGAACTTGATTACACTGTTAAATCATGTTCATCACGAAGAAGAAAACAAATGCAACATGAACCTGTTAATTCTGAAGAAAGTTCCAATGAAAATTTTAGGGACATTCCAATTTTTCCTCGTCTTGGAGATCTAAACGGCGACATTAAACCAAACCTCAGGGTGCATAAAGCCAAATGGTCATACAGCAGTGTAGATGACTACCTCGATGTTCAGTTTCGGTTACTGAGAGAAGATTTTGTCGAGCCGTTAAGGGAAGGAATTCATGCCTTTACAGGACAGATAAAGGGCAAAAATAAGAAAACGATTCAGGAAATAAGTGTGtatgaaaatatacaaattttgtcAGCCTTTTGTGGAGATGGTGTGAATCATATTCTAAGCTTCGATATCAGCAAACTGAGACACGTTAGATGGAACATGACAAAGCGACTGAAGTACGGATCACTAGTTTGTTTATCAGCAAACAACTTTCAGACATGTTATTTTGCAGCAATTGTAGATAGCGAAGCAAAATTCAGAAGACAAGGGCGTCTGCACGTGAAATTTGCACATGTCCCGAATCAGATACAACAACTAGTCGGATCAACATTCACAATGATAGAGTCAACTGCCTACTTTGAGGCATATCGACCTGTGCTTTCTAGCCTTCAAAGTATCACCGAAAATGATCTTCCTTTTAAAGAGTACATAATTAGATGCAAAAGTGATGTATCGCCTCCAAAATACTTCTTGCGTAAGAATTCAGAAAGAACACTCGACCTAAGATGCTTAATTAAtccacatttcaaaatatttagtaaatGTCGTAGGTTCACTTACCCTGAAGAAGAGATATTTGAGCCCAATATAGACTTCAGCGAAGATTCAAAAGGattgaaaaaagtaaacattCTAGACGGAAAATGGCCAATGGAAGATCAACTACATCTAAATTCGTCACAATTGAACGCTCTTAAAACTGCACTGACAAAGGAGTTCTCGGTAATACAAGGGCCACCAGGTTGCGGAAAGACCTATTTAGGACTGAAAATAGCAAAGGTCTTGCTTTACAATAAACGCTTATGGGAACATGAGAATGGAGTTCGGGCACAGATGTTGGTTGTTTGCTATACAAACCATGCTCTTGATCAATTCATGGAAGGGATCTGTTCCTTTTATAATGGCGACATTGTAAGAGTTGGTGGCAGAAGTCGTAATGAAACCATGgcaaaatttaattataaatcaATCAAAAAGGAGCGTTGGAATATGGAAGATATGCCAAGTTACAAACGTGGCGCTCGTTTTTATGCAAAAAGAGACGTTGAAGatcttaaatataaaataaatatagaatcgGAGAAAATCAAAGTATTGAGAGAACACATTGTACACGAAAGGTCACTTTCTGACGAAATGGGAATTGACCATTACACACAGTTTAAGTGGCTGAAAAAACGACCTGAACGTTTACCTCCTTGGCTCTCATTCTTAGGCAATTCTAGTATTGTAGAATGGTTAGGTATCATTGATATGGCAAAaagaatacaaaatgaaatttatcacGACAACCCTGGAAAGAAAGATCAGAACTTTGAATCTTTACTAGACAAGGaactaaatattgaaaacagagAAGCAATGACAGAAATAAGTTTTGATTTCAAACaacaacttaaaaaaaagcaAGAGGAAGAACTTACAGCttttaaaagagaaaatatttcacttgattttgatgaaataaatgatTTGAAAGGACATTTTTTCAGTGACACAAAGCGAAAAGTTGTTAAAAGGGAACGAAGAAAACTTACAAAAACATTACAGCACAATTTACGAAGAATCAAACCAATGTCTAAGTCGGAGGCAATGTCTGTCGGTGATATTTTGACCACACGTTTCACACCAGAAAAGAGATGGGCGCTTTATTTACATTGGGTACAGACAAAATGTAACAAGATATACCAGTCCTATGTAAAGAAGCTAGAACTTTATGAGAAGGCTGATGCACTCTTAAAAGAAGTTCATATGATGGAGGAgaaattcatttttcaaaatgcagACATTATTGGTATGACAATAACAGGCGCAGCAAAGCACAAAAGTGTTCTTAGAGAGATTAAACCAACTATCATGATTGTAGAAGAAGCTGCAGAGGTATTAGAATCTCATCTGATCTCGAATCTTACTTCAGGATGCGAGCAGCTCATAATGATTGGAGATCACAAGCAGTTGAAGCCCAAGCCAAATGTCTATCGATTGGAAAGAGAATATAATTTGGATCTATCTTTGTTTGAGAGGATGGTAAGAAATGGTATTAGACACGACTGTTTACAAATCCAACATAGAATGAGGCCTGAAATAGCAGATAATGTGCGTCACTTTTACGGAACTCTTCTAGATCACGAAAGCGTAAAACAGTTCAAATCGGTCAACGGTATTGCCCACAATTTGTACTTTATTGATCACTCCGTTAAAGAAAAGAAAGATGAAGAGCTAAAGAGCCACACAAATGTGCATGAAGTCCAGTATCTTGTTGCTTTATGCAAATATTTGTTACTCCAAGGTTACAATGCGTCTGATATAACCATACTGACAACCTACAAGGGTCAAATGTACATGATGAAAAAAGAAATGCTTGAACAAGGAGACGTCTTAAATGGTGTTCGTATGACCATAGTAGATAATTATCAAGGAGAggaaaatgacattattttgctGTCACTTGTAAGAAGCAACGAAGAAGGGCGGATCGGCTACCTAGCCAGAGACAATCGGGTTTGTGTTGCACTTTCTAGGGCGAAAAAGGGATTTTATATCATTGGGAATAGTACATGCATGTCATCAGCGACTGATTTATGGAAACAAATTCTTAATAACATGAGACAAAAAGGGTTCGTTGGTAAAGCATTACCGTTATGTTGTCAAATTCACACCGAAGACGCAGGAATCATGGCAGAATATTCAGAAGACTTTTTGGGCGCTCCGGAAGGAGGTTGTCAGAAACTTTGTGACATACGTTTAGACTGTGGTCATGCATGTGGAAGGTTTTGTCACATCATAAACAGAGAACACACAGATATAATATGTAAAAAACCATGCGCTAGAAAATGTAGAAATGGACATCAGTGTAAAAAGGTGTGCTGGCAAGAATGTTATTGTGCAGAAACCATTATCATGACTCTGCCAGGTTGCGGTCATATAATAGAGATCAAGTGCTCAGTTGATTTAAAAGACTACAGCTGTAAACacatttgcaataaaatgttAAACTGTGGCCATGTGTGTAGACGAATGTGCGAAGATCCGTGCGTTTGCATGGAACCAATCAGCGTAAATTTACCATGTGATCACGATGAAATATTACCGTGCTCGGTCAACCCTGCAAAACACAAATGTATCAAAGATGTTCAGATGCTGCGTACTGACTGCGGACATATTGAAACTGTTAAGTGCCGCGATGTCTCAAAACATACAGGATGTAAAATAGAATGTAATCTTCGCCTGGACTGCGGTCATCTTTGCAAAGAAATCTGTGGTGTAATGGTCAGCGATTTTGACCTAATGAAAGATGACAGACGTGCAATTTCCAAATGTCCAAAAGGGCATTTTTCTTACTGTAAAATGTCTTGCAAAACCAATCTGAAGTGCGGCCATACTTGTAAAGGATCGTGCTGCACTTGCTTTAAGGGACGCTGGCATATGTTATGTAAGGAAAACTGCAACTGTAACTTAATTTGTGGTCATAATTGCAAAGGGAAATGTGGATATTGTTTACCATGTACCGAAGAGTGTATGCGAAATTGTAGTCACAGGATATGTAGAAAACTATGCATTGAGGAGTGCATACCATGCAAAAGCGCCTGTATCTGGAAATGTGAGCACTTTATTTGTACTCAACCATGTGGTGTATATTGCAACAGAGCGCGATGTAACGAGCCTTGTAACAAGTTACTTCCATGCAAACATAGATGCATTGGCATGTGTGGAGATCCGTGTCCAAAATTGTGTCGTATTTGCGACAAAAAAAGTGTCACTGATATCCATTATGGCGGTGAAAATTTACCCGATTCCAGATTTGTTCAACTACAAGATTGTGGACATCTAGTCCGATATGATATAATGGACGAGTACATGGATATTGACGAAGGTGCGCGTTTGAAAAGATGTCCTCTGTGCAAAGAGCCAATACGTACCACTAATGGAAATCGCTATGAAAACATAGTCAACAAAATCTACATTGAAATTAACAATTTCAAACGATTTGTTCTTCGGGATTATGATTTCTGCTGTACCCTTATGACATCCGCTTCAACACAAACAAAAGAAATGCTAGATTGGATAGTGGCCACTGGTTGTACTGCGTGCTCTAATGCAAGTACATACTATACCCTATCAAACTTTTACAGGCGTTTTCAGTCGCCTCCTGGGATATTTGATTTTTTAGCATGTCGGAATGTTGTAAACATACTGAACCGACTTGCGATATTCAGTTTCTTAAACTCGATTATGAAGTCATGCTCGACTGATAAAGAAGTACTATTTCGTGGTGCATCTCTCTGTTTGTCTTCATCACAACATTCTTATGAAATTGAAAGAGAGGTGAAGAGGTTTCTTGATAGACGCCAGTTGgaaaaaatagaagaaaagtaTTTAGTACTTGGGAGCAGCAGCAAGGAAAGACGAGAAATCATTGAAAGCGCCAACAAAGTGTTGCTAAAACCGGGACAATATTCAGAGGAAGATCGCAGAAACGTTCAAAAATATCTTCATATATTTCCCAAAGACATTGATACTGAAGTGATAAATCTGTCTATTGAAAGAGTCAGTATTGACAGAGATGCTATTCTCAGAAAAGGATATATAGATATCACTTATCCGTTACAagaattatacaaacaaaatggAGCAAAACCAAATAATTCACAAGGTTCAAGTTCGAATGTCAGTGAACAGCATCTTAGCAAGAGGCAATCTGAAACTCGAGAGCAAAGCGACAGTAGTTTGTACACAAATGAGCCCACACATGTTACTGATTCTGTTGAGAATAATCAGGTAAGCGAAGTCCATACGGTAGATTATAAACCATTCGTTTCCTCGACTGAAAATAAAGACTCAGAAGAAACATTACTGGCACCAGAAATTCACATATCCAAAGGAGATGAAATTGCTTGTTCTACAAGCACCAGAGTTTTTGAACCTTTGTACAGACATATCATTGTTGCAGGCGAtgagaaaaatgtaaataaagatagAAACGTATTACAGATACATTATGAAGAGATAGAGGAAGGTGAGATAATCGAAAATGAAATATCAGAGATGGATTTAACAAAAACCGGAAGTAATAAAAATCAGGACTCTAAGAAAAGTTTTCAGTGTATTACAAGGAGAATTCGATGTAATTTACAGGATATTGAAGACGGAGAAATAGAACATGCAAGTGATGCGCAAGAGGAATGTTTAGAGTTTGCagaaattgaacataatattGACACAGATAAAGAGAGCCCGAAGATTTGTGCAGGTGCATCCGATGATACGAGCGGGCAAGAAGAAACAGTATTGCACACAGAACACAGCTTTTCGGAGGGAATTATAACGAAGGATATGCCGTGCAGCAGTAATAAAAAGGATAATCCAAGAGAAAACTTGCTTTTTGGTAAAGAGACAGATTTCTCAATGAAACTGCAATCAAAGACTGATACTGCTAAATCTCGTGACGGTAAAGGACAGACCCATGTCATAAAACTGTTCGCATGGCCTAGTGTTCCGTACTTTCACAGTG aaCAATCAGTATTTCATTTGAAGAAAATACAGGAGGCTGGCATTCAGAACTCTAACGGAAAAG CTTGA